In Vibrio pomeroyi, the genomic window CGAATTTCAGACAAAACACAGTTTCTTGCCGACATTAAAGCGCGAGAAGAACAAGGCAACACAGGGTTTGAAGAAGGCATCGCCTTACCACACGCGAAAAGCAGCGCAGTGATCAAACCTGCAGTTGTTATCGGTGTCCACAAAGAAGGAATCGAGTACGGCGCCGATGATGGTCAGCCTTCAAAACTGTTCTTTATGATTGCCTCTCCCGATGGCGGCGACAATCACCACATCGAAGTATTGGCAGAGCTTTCTTCAAAACTGATTGAAGAAGGCTTCATCGAAAACTTCATGAATGCCGACTCCGAGCAAACCGCATTAGAGCTACTGCTTACCAAACCTGAACCTACTGAAACTGAAACCAATGTTGAGAAACAATGCTTCATTATTGGTGTGACAGGTTGCCCGGCTGGCGTGGCGCACACTTATCTGGCAGCAGAAGCGCTAGAGAAAGGTGCAGCAGCACTTGGCTACGATGTTAAGGTCGAAACCAACGGCTCTATCGGCGTTAAAAACAGCCCCACTCAAGAAGAAATTGAACGCGCAGACGCGATTGTCGTCGCTTGTGACAAGCAGGTCGACATGGTTCGCTTTGCTGGCAAACGCGTTATCTGCACCAACGTAAAAGCACCTATCAAAGACGCGCAAGGCTTGATCAAACAAGCACTCAACGCGCCAAGTTACCAAGCAGAACCAGCATCGACCAACCAATCCGTTGCCGAAAAAGCATCGCAAGCGCGTTCAGACCTTTACCGTTACTTGATGAATGGCGTATCACACATGATTCCATTCGTGGTGACGGGCGGTCTTTTGATTGCCCTAGCCTTAGCTATTGGCGGTGAGCCAAGTGAATCTGGCATGGCGATTCCTGCTGGCAGCATGTGGAACCAGATCCTAGAAGTCGGTGTAGTTGCCTTCACCCTGATGATCCCGATTTTGGCTGGCTACATTGCTTACGCGATTGCTGACCGCCCAGCTCTAACCCCAGGTTTGATTGGCGGCTGGATCGCCAACAACGGTTCTTTCTACGGCGCTGATGCTGGTACAGGCTTTATTGGCGCAATCATCGCAGGTCTATTAGTCGGTTACTTTGTTAAGTGGATTACCTCGTTTAACTACCACAAATTCGTTCAACCACTTGTGCCTATCATGATCGCTCCGATCACTGGCTCTCTATTTATCGCAGGTCTTTTCATCTTCGTAATTGGGGCTCCAATTGCTGGATTGATGGATGCGCTTACAGCCCTACTTACTAGCATGAGCACAGGCAACGTGGTTCTGCTTGGTATTGTCCTTGGTGGCATGGCTGGTTTCGATATGGGCGGACCATTCAACAAGGTGGCGTTCCTATTCTCGGTCGGCATGATTGCTAGCGGTCAAACTCAATTCATGGGTGCAATGGCATGTGCAATTCCTGTCGCTCCACTGGGTATGGCTATCGCAACCAGACTTGGCCGTAAGTTCGACCTATTCGAATCGTCTGAGATTGAAGCAGGTAAAGCAGCAGGCGCGATGGGCTTAGTGGGTATCTCTGAAGGTGCGATTCCTTTCGCGGCTCAAGACCCGATGTCAGTTATCCCTGCCAACGTACTGGGTTCAATGACGGCTGCGGTTATGGCGTTCTCATTTGGTATTACCAACAGCGTTGCTCACGGTGGTCCTGTGGTCGCTCTACTCGGTGCAATGAACTACCCAATGCTGGCACTTCTGTGTATGGCGTCAGGTGCGGGCGTGACTGCGGTTACTTGTATCGCGCTTAAAAATCTACGCAAAGCCAAGCTAACAGCAGCAGCGGCTTAAGCCATTTCAACTCCAATGGCTTGAGCCCTCTACCCTACTGTTTTTAGTAGCTAATAGTTTTTAGGAACGAATAGAGCTCAAGCCATGTTTCCCTTCATGGTGATTTCGATGTCTGATTTTTCTTTAGTGAACGATTCGTTCGTACAACGTTTTTTCTACCCTATGACCAACGTGATTCAAAACTACGCATGGGGTAGCCCTTCTTCGTTTAACCAACTGTTTGGTATTGATAACCAATCTGGTGAGCCGCAAGCGGAGATCTGGATGGGGGCTCACCCGAATGGTTGCTCAATGGTGAACGACAACGGGCAGCAGACCACATTATCGAGCTTGATTTCTAAGAACCTAAACCTGTTTTTAAGCGAGAAAGTGGCGAGTCGTTTTGGCGAACTGCCGTACCTATTCAAAGTGTTAGCTGCTGAGAAAGCACTCTCTGTTCAAGTACACCCAAACAAACAACAAGCCGAATCTGGCTATGCACTAGAAGAGCAGCAAGGTATTCCGATTACAGCGGGCAACCGTAACTACAAGGATCCTAATCACAAGCCAGAACTGGTGTATGCCCTAACCGACTACACGGCGATGAATGGCTTTAGGTCAATCAGCGAGATCCTTGAGCACTTCCACTACCTCGATATTCCTGAGTTACATTCGATGGTTAACGACCTCGCGGGCGATCAAACACCCAATGGCTTAGCCGTCTTTTTTGCGAGCTTACTGTCTTTGGAAGGTGAACAAAAAGGAATGGCGCTTGCCATGTTGATCATGAAGGCCAAGCTTTCTGATAAACGAGTATTCCAATTGATTTCAGAACTGGAAGATCAATATCCAGGTGATGTCGGCCTGTTTGCACCGTTGCTATTGAATGTGATCACCCTAAAGCCAGGGCAAGCTATGTATCTGGATGCTGAAACGCCCCACGCTTACATCAAGGGCACAGGCTTAGAGATCATGGCGAACTCAGACAATGTGCTGCGTGCCGGGTTAACACCTAAGTACATGGACGTGAATGAGCTTGTCTCTTGTACTCGATTTAATGAAAAGCCTGCGGATAGATTACTGCTCAGCCCGATTGAGCAAGGTGATGTGATGGAATACGAAATTCCAGTCGAAGATTTTAAGTTCTCTATCGTGCAGAATTCTCACCAGAGAAAGATCACCACCGAAGGTGCCGAGATCCTATTGCCGCTCGACGAATCCATGGTGCTCACTCATCAATGTGGTGAAACCTGTGTAATAGAGAAAGGCCAGTCGGTGTTTATTCCTGCTTATGCTGAGAGTTACAAACTTGATTGCGTTGGCCGAGTAGCGCGCGCTTACAGCTAGCTTTCTAACAACTCAGAACACACTCTTCATGCCCTGCTTTTGCGGGGCATTTTTGTTTCTACAGCTCTTTTCTTCCCAAAGAAAGTTATTTCAGCACCGAAATACATCCTCAAATATGACCCATCTCACACTGGATGAATGATGTAAATCACACTTAATTTTGCTGGATACAAATGTACAGTGAAGGGCTTTTATTTGCTATTTCACGAATCGAGTTAATCCATTAATTTTAATTCAAGAACTTCAATAGTAAATGAGTTAATAAATGATCACACAGCTAACTAACGTCAACTTAATTAATAACAACCTTCAAGCGAATAATAAAAAAGAACTGTTTGAAGAATTGGCAGGTATGTTATTTGAGAACAACCGAATCAGTAATAAAGAAGCCTTCTTGTCAGACATCGAAATTCGTGAATCTCAAAGCATCACCTCAATGGACGGCATCGCTTACCCACACTCGAAAAGCAAGGCAGTAACAGAGCCTGCAATTGCGGTCGGTGTTAAGCGCGAAGGTATTGAGTATGGCGATGAAGACGGCATTAATCCAACCGTGTTTTTTATGATTGCTTCACCAGATAACGGTGCTGACCATCATATTTATGTACTACAAGAACTATTTGGGAAATTCAGTGATGAATTTATCCAAAATATCCATAACGCAAAAGATGAACATCAAATCCTTAATATTTTAATTAATTCATAAGGCGTAAACAATTATGAGTACCCTAGCAAATCAAGCTACGAATACCAGTAGCAATTCGAATAATAAGAATAGTAGTAGCGACTATAAAAAACTCCTTAGTACCATGAAAGGTCACCTGCTTTTTGGTACATCACACATGCTACCTTTCATTGTAGCCGGTGGTGTTCTGTTGGCTCTAGCAGTCATGGCATCGGGTAAAGGTGCGGTTCCAGCAGATGGCTTGCTGGCAGACATCTCTAACATCGGTATCAAGGGCCTTGTTCTTTTCCCAATCATTCTTGGCGGCTTTATTGGTTACTCAATTGCGGATAAACCAGCACTAGCACCAGCAATGATCTCTTCAGGCATCATGGCAGACATGGGTGGCGGCTTCCTTGGCTGTATCGTGGCTGGCTTCATCGCAGGTGGCGTGGTGCTTCAACTTAAGAAGATCCCACTGTCTACCAACATGACAGCACTAGGTGCTTACTTCATCTACCCGCTTCTAGGCACATTAATCTCTGCAGGTATCGTACTGTGGGGCATCGGTGAACCAATCAAACTGTTCATGTCTTCAATGAACGAGTTCCTAGCTTCAATGGCTGGCGCATCTAAGATGGTTCTGGGCACAATCCTTGGTGGTATGACGGCATTTGATATGGGCGGTCCGATCAACAAAGTGGCAACCCTATTCGCTCAAACTCAAGTAGACACACAACCGTGGCTAATGGGTGGCGTAGGCATCGCGATTTGTACACCACCTCTAGGCATGGCATTGGCAACTTTCCTCTTCAAAAACAAGTTCTCTAAACAAGAACAAGAAGCAGGTAAAGCAGCGGCAATCATGGGTTCTATCGGTATCTCTGAAGGTGCTATCCCGTTCGCAGCGAACGACCCAATGCGCGTACTTCCTTCAATCGTTGCTGGTGGTATCGTGGGTTGTGTGTTTGGCTTCATGACAGACGTTCTATTGCACGCACCTTGGGGCGGCCTAATCACTGCGCCAGTATCAAGCAACATTCCAATGTACGTAGTGGGAATTGCACTTGGCTCGCTAACCACAGCGGTTATCGTTGGCTTCTGGAAACCAGTCGCAGTAGAAACAGAAGAAGACATGGTTGAAGCGGCGCCAGTTCAAGCTCAAACGGCTCCTTTAGCAGGCGAAGGCGAGTACGACATCGTAGCAGTAACATGTTGCCCTTCTGGTGTTGCGCACACCTTCATGGCAGCGAAAGCACTGGAAAAAGCAGGCTTAGCGGCAGGCCTTAAAATTAAGGTAGAAACACAAGGTCAAAACGGCATTCAAAACCGCATCACCGACCTAGATGTGGCGAACGCGAAGCTGGTTATCTTGGCTCACGATATTCAAGTGAAAGACGCTCACCGCTTTGCAAACGCAAACGTGATTGAGTGTTCAACCAAAGAAGCGATGAAGAAAGCCGCAACACTGGTCGTCGCATAACCCAACGTCAAGTTAGCTCCTAACTCTAGAGCCCGACCCCCTAAGGGCTCTATGAGCTCGTTACATGCTCTTCAGTCCCCACTTCTCAGCGGTTTGCTTGAAGAAACCTTGCGTCTTTTTCAATTCAACCCAGTGGTTAATGTAGTTAATCCAAACCTGATCATCTTGTGGTAGTAACATCGCAATTGGAGTTGGTTTACGTGGCTCTTTCACCGGAACTATCGCGAGTTGTTTAAACTTCTCGACTAAGGTTGCAGCCTCTACGTTTGAAGTCACGGAGACATCGGCGCGGCGAGCTAAAAGCTCTTGGAAATCCCGTGCTGGCGCTTCAATCACGATGTGTTGTGCCGATGGGAAAAAGTCCTTCACCATTTTTTCTTGTACTGTGCCGAGCGTGGCGGCAACTTTGATTTCTGCTTTGTCAAAGTCACTCCAATCAGAGAACTTCTCTATGTCTTTCTTTTGCACAACAGGGACGAAAGCCAGATAGAAATAGGGTTGGCTGTACCCAGCGACTTTTGCTCGAGACATGTTGAGCGATGCGCTGCCAGTCACGTCGTATTTGTTGGCTGTGATGCCATTCACCAAGGTTTTCCAGTCTGTTGCGACGTATTCCACTTTAACGCCTAGGTCCTTAGCCAACTCAGTCGTGACATCGATATCAAAGCCGCGGTAGCTATTGGTCGCTGGATCCTTCATTGTCATTGGGTTCCAATCCCCAGTTGTACCAACGCGAAGAACTCCGGCATCGAGTATCTCCTGCAAACGACTTTGTGCATGTGCAATTTGTGTAAAAGCAAGTAAGCACATTCCTAATGCAATTAAGCTTTTCTTCATTTTTTATTCCTTCAAAGAATGCTGATTTCTAAGTGATGAATGTAGATATTCTTCTTAATTATTAACCATTAAACAGATTTGGTTGTTAACATGGCAATAACAAATGGAGTTTTTGGGAGTAAATGTGAACTATCGTCACTTATCGCTAGTTTCTCTGCTGTTTCTGACAGGATGTTCAGATTACCAATGGGGATGGTATGTACTCGACCCGTCGACGGAGCAGGGGCGAACTAACATTCAGTTTTTGATGGCTGGTTTTAGCGAGACTATTCAGGTTTCGTTGCTAAGCATGTTTTTTGCTATGGCTCTGGGTCTATTGGTCGCCTTTCCAGCGCTTTCTAGTTCTCCAATACTCAGGGGGATTAATCGACTTTACGTAGAGGTGATGCGTTCTATCCCTGTATTGGTATTGCTATTGTGGGTGTATTACGGAATGCCGACATTACTCGATGTCTCTTTGAACCACTTCTGGGCAGGGGTAATCGCATTGACCATTGCCGAGAGCGCCTTTATGGCAGAAGTGTTCCGTGGGGGGATTCAAGCGATTAATCGTGGCCAACATGAAGCGGCCGAATCCTTGGGATTGACCTATTGGCAAAAAATGCGATTGGTTATCCTACCGCAGGCATTCCGTCAGATACTGCCGCCCTTGGGCAATCAGTTTATTTATATCCTCAAGATGAGCTCGCTAGTGAGTGTGATTGGTTTGAGTGATTTAACAAGGCGAGCAAATGAGCTGGTGGTGAACGAATATTTACCTTTAGAGATCTATACGTTTCTGGTTTTGGAGTACCTTGTTCTTATTTTGGTCGTATCGCAAGCGGTTCGTTGGCTAGAAAAAAGGATTGCGATTCCGAGCCATTAAATGGTTCTAACCCTCAAGAGTGTTTAGCTATCTCCAACAAAAAAGCCTCGAGCACAAAACCGAGCTCCTGTTGATACTCCCCCTAAGAAAAATCCCCACTCATCTGAGCGGGGATTTCTTTATTTTGACTCTTCGACACATCGACTTATTCAGTCAATGCTTCTTCTGTCTCTAGGTCGAACAGTTGGCACTGTGAGGTATTGAAATGCAGCACCGTCTCTTCACCACTGTTTGCCGTGCGATCGGCATCGAAAGGCACGCGCGCCACCAGCTTATCAGCACCCAGTTTAAAGTAGAGATACAGCTCATTCCCCATCGACTCGACCACATCCAGCCTGTGCGTTTGAGTATTTACCTCAGATAAAGGCGCATCGTGATTAGCCAGTTGAATGTGTTCTGGGCGAACACCAAACCATACCCACTCGCCCGACTTATCACGAGCAATAGTCTGCTTATCTTGTGGCAGTGTCCAACGAGTGCCACTTTCAGAGACCACGTTCATCACGCCATCAATCTCATCCAACCTTACCTTGAGAAGATTCATCGCTGGCGAACCAATAAAGCCCGCGACAAACTTGTTTGCTGGGTATTGATAAAGGTTCATTGGCGTATCGACCTGCATGATCTCACCTTGATTCAACACACAGATACGGTCACCAAGGGTCATGGCTTCCACCTGATCGTGTGTCACGTAGATCATGGTGGCGTTCTGCCCTTCTTGCTTAAGATTGTTGTGCAGCTGCGCAATGCTGACTCGCGTTGAAACTCGCAGCTTCGCATCCAAGTTAGACAAAGGCTCATCAAACAAGAACACATCTGGTTTACGAACCATCGCACGACCAAGCGCCACACGCTGCCTTTGACCGCCCGACATTTCACCTGGCTTGTTATCTAACAAGTGCTCAATGTCTAGTGTCTTGGCAGCTTCTTCGATACGTTCAGTGATTTCGCGCTTTGGCAGCTTCTGCTGCTTAAGACCAAAAGCCATGTTGTCGTATACCGACATATGCGGGTAAAGTGCGTAGTTCTGAAACACCATAGAGATGCCACGATCTTTAGGTGGCAGCTCATTCACACGCTTATCGCCAATGTAGACATCGCCTTCTGAGATATCTTCAAGGCCTGCGATCATACGAAGTGTCGTAGATTTTGCGCAGCCAGACGGCCCAACAAACACCATAAACTCACCTTCGCGAATATTCAGATCGACACCGTGCACGGCCTTAAAACCATTTGGGTAAGTTTTCTCTACCCCTCTCAGTGTGACTTCAGCCATAACCTGTCCTTAAATCAATTCGTTAAATACTATCTTTCAATCTGTCGTGAAACGTTTTAGCCACGTTCTTGCAGTTGATTGAGCTCAAAGTGGGCAACCGATGCAATAACCAGATCCGCCACTGGCTCTAACTCGCTGTGTTGAGCCGTGCCCGTTAGAACGCCAACATTGCTTGCTCCTGCGTTACGGCCAAATTCCATATCCGAAACCGTGTCACCAAACATGATCACTTCATGTGGCTCAATACCGCATTGCTCACAGAAGGCATTGAGTAGTGCTGGTGCTGGCTTAGGTTCGATATCACCATCGGAATAACCAACATAATCAAACATCTCGCTCAAGCCCGATTGCTCTAGTGTGTAGATCGTTGAGTCTTTGGTGTCTGCGGTCGCGATGCCTAAAATCATGCCTTGCTGCTTAAACAGACCGAGCTTTTCAGTCACACCCGGCAGCGCTTCAATCCAGCTTGGGTTCTCTTCCACTTCGTCATTGAAAGCCGCTTTGGTCACCTTAGTGAACTCAGTGAGTGACACATTAGGTTGCAGCATGTTGAACCACGCTGTCGCGGTATCTTCCACGGGGTTTGAGGCTAATAGTCCATAGTTATCAACCACATCACCTTCCACGCCAATGGCCAAGAGTAACTCAGCAGATGTGACAGTTTGATTACCTTGGTGTTGGTCACTGTAAGATTTAACACGCTCACAAGCACCACGAGAAACGTTAAGCCACATCTTGTGGAACTCTAACAATGTGCCGTCTTTATCAAATAACATCGCCTTAAACTTCATCACGGCTCATTCGCTCCATTAGTTCTCCCCAAGTACGCACTAGGGGTTGGTTAAATTCTGGTTGTTTGCCGTCGAATACGGCGTTGATGCAACCTTCAAACTCACGTTCGTCAGATACGGGTTGAGGGCTGTTGATTAGTGCTGAAGAAAGCTCTCCGCGACGAATATCCACTCGGCACCAACGGTAGCCCTCATCAATATGGAGACTTTGCAGCTCATCATTCAGAGCGATTCGTTCAACAATATCGCCATCCACCACGCACTCAGCGTAGTAAGGGTTTTCTGAATCAGT contains:
- a CDS encoding ABC transporter ATP-binding protein, translating into MAEVTLRGVEKTYPNGFKAVHGVDLNIREGEFMVFVGPSGCAKSTTLRMIAGLEDISEGDVYIGDKRVNELPPKDRGISMVFQNYALYPHMSVYDNMAFGLKQQKLPKREITERIEEAAKTLDIEHLLDNKPGEMSGGQRQRVALGRAMVRKPDVFLFDEPLSNLDAKLRVSTRVSIAQLHNNLKQEGQNATMIYVTHDQVEAMTLGDRICVLNQGEIMQVDTPMNLYQYPANKFVAGFIGSPAMNLLKVRLDEIDGVMNVVSESGTRWTLPQDKQTIARDKSGEWVWFGVRPEHIQLANHDAPLSEVNTQTHRLDVVESMGNELYLYFKLGADKLVARVPFDADRTANSGEETVLHFNTSQCQLFDLETEEALTE
- a CDS encoding fructose-specific PTS transporter subunit EIIC; this encodes MSTLANQATNTSSNSNNKNSSSDYKKLLSTMKGHLLFGTSHMLPFIVAGGVLLALAVMASGKGAVPADGLLADISNIGIKGLVLFPIILGGFIGYSIADKPALAPAMISSGIMADMGGGFLGCIVAGFIAGGVVLQLKKIPLSTNMTALGAYFIYPLLGTLISAGIVLWGIGEPIKLFMSSMNEFLASMAGASKMVLGTILGGMTAFDMGGPINKVATLFAQTQVDTQPWLMGGVGIAICTPPLGMALATFLFKNKFSKQEQEAGKAAAIMGSIGISEGAIPFAANDPMRVLPSIVAGGIVGCVFGFMTDVLLHAPWGGLITAPVSSNIPMYVVGIALGSLTTAVIVGFWKPVAVETEEDMVEAAPVQAQTAPLAGEGEYDIVAVTCCPSGVAHTFMAAKALEKAGLAAGLKIKVETQGQNGIQNRITDLDVANAKLVILAHDIQVKDAHRFANANVIECSTKEAMKKAATLVVA
- a CDS encoding transporter substrate-binding domain-containing protein, which codes for MKKSLIALGMCLLAFTQIAHAQSRLQEILDAGVLRVGTTGDWNPMTMKDPATNSYRGFDIDVTTELAKDLGVKVEYVATDWKTLVNGITANKYDVTGSASLNMSRAKVAGYSQPYFYLAFVPVVQKKDIEKFSDWSDFDKAEIKVAATLGTVQEKMVKDFFPSAQHIVIEAPARDFQELLARRADVSVTSNVEAATLVEKFKQLAIVPVKEPRKPTPIAMLLPQDDQVWINYINHWVELKKTQGFFKQTAEKWGLKSM
- a CDS encoding HAD family hydrolase, yielding MKFKAMLFDKDGTLLEFHKMWLNVSRGACERVKSYSDQHQGNQTVTSAELLLAIGVEGDVVDNYGLLASNPVEDTATAWFNMLQPNVSLTEFTKVTKAAFNDEVEENPSWIEALPGVTEKLGLFKQQGMILGIATADTKDSTIYTLEQSGLSEMFDYVGYSDGDIEPKPAPALLNAFCEQCGIEPHEVIMFGDTVSDMEFGRNAGASNVGVLTGTAQHSELEPVADLVIASVAHFELNQLQERG
- the manA gene encoding mannose-6-phosphate isomerase, class I → MSDFSLVNDSFVQRFFYPMTNVIQNYAWGSPSSFNQLFGIDNQSGEPQAEIWMGAHPNGCSMVNDNGQQTTLSSLISKNLNLFLSEKVASRFGELPYLFKVLAAEKALSVQVHPNKQQAESGYALEEQQGIPITAGNRNYKDPNHKPELVYALTDYTAMNGFRSISEILEHFHYLDIPELHSMVNDLAGDQTPNGLAVFFASLLSLEGEQKGMALAMLIMKAKLSDKRVFQLISELEDQYPGDVGLFAPLLLNVITLKPGQAMYLDAETPHAYIKGTGLEIMANSDNVLRAGLTPKYMDVNELVSCTRFNEKPADRLLLSPIEQGDVMEYEIPVEDFKFSIVQNSHQRKITTEGAEILLPLDESMVLTHQCGETCVIEKGQSVFIPAYAESYKLDCVGRVARAYS
- a CDS encoding PTS sugar transporter subunit IIA: MITQLTNVNLINNNLQANNKKELFEELAGMLFENNRISNKEAFLSDIEIRESQSITSMDGIAYPHSKSKAVTEPAIAVGVKREGIEYGDEDGINPTVFFMIASPDNGADHHIYVLQELFGKFSDEFIQNIHNAKDEHQILNILINS
- a CDS encoding PTS fructose transporter subunit IIABC → MITTLINQDLIKLSLNANSKEDVFKELIDVLYAQGRISDKTQFLADIKAREEQGNTGFEEGIALPHAKSSAVIKPAVVIGVHKEGIEYGADDGQPSKLFFMIASPDGGDNHHIEVLAELSSKLIEEGFIENFMNADSEQTALELLLTKPEPTETETNVEKQCFIIGVTGCPAGVAHTYLAAEALEKGAAALGYDVKVETNGSIGVKNSPTQEEIERADAIVVACDKQVDMVRFAGKRVICTNVKAPIKDAQGLIKQALNAPSYQAEPASTNQSVAEKASQARSDLYRYLMNGVSHMIPFVVTGGLLIALALAIGGEPSESGMAIPAGSMWNQILEVGVVAFTLMIPILAGYIAYAIADRPALTPGLIGGWIANNGSFYGADAGTGFIGAIIAGLLVGYFVKWITSFNYHKFVQPLVPIMIAPITGSLFIAGLFIFVIGAPIAGLMDALTALLTSMSTGNVVLLGIVLGGMAGFDMGGPFNKVAFLFSVGMIASGQTQFMGAMACAIPVAPLGMAIATRLGRKFDLFESSEIEAGKAAGAMGLVGISEGAIPFAAQDPMSVIPANVLGSMTAAVMAFSFGITNSVAHGGPVVALLGAMNYPMLALLCMASGAGVTAVTCIALKNLRKAKLTAAAA
- a CDS encoding amino acid ABC transporter permease gives rise to the protein MNYRHLSLVSLLFLTGCSDYQWGWYVLDPSTEQGRTNIQFLMAGFSETIQVSLLSMFFAMALGLLVAFPALSSSPILRGINRLYVEVMRSIPVLVLLLWVYYGMPTLLDVSLNHFWAGVIALTIAESAFMAEVFRGGIQAINRGQHEAAESLGLTYWQKMRLVILPQAFRQILPPLGNQFIYILKMSSLVSVIGLSDLTRRANELVVNEYLPLEIYTFLVLEYLVLILVVSQAVRWLEKRIAIPSH